A single genomic interval of Pochonia chlamydosporia 170 chromosome 7, whole genome shotgun sequence harbors:
- a CDS encoding NADH(P)-binding domain-containing protein has translation MTTAAVFGSTGAVGSQILATLLAADTFSSVKTISRRIPSAQSPKLQALEEADTSKWGGMIASLAPKPAVVFNAVGTTRATAGGIQNQWKIDHDLCIKNAKAAKEAGVKTYVFISSAGTRGFLSGYVPYSKMKVGVEDAIKELDFEHAIILRPGMIIGREKSKAPVFESIVGNLNKLGQWAQDWIGQDQTIIGRAAVSAATAAGEGKAPSKFWVVEQADIVRLGREEWKQ, from the exons ATGACAACCGCAGCAGTATTCGGTTCCACCGGCGCCGTAGGATCCCAGATCCTGGCCACGTTGCTCGCCGCAGACACCTTCTCATCCGTCAAGACCATTTCAAGACGCATCCCCAGCGCACAGTCCCCGAAGCTCCAAGCCCTCGAAGAGGCAGACACCTCAAAATGGGGCGGGATGATTGCCTCCCTGGCACCCAAGCCAGCCGTCGTGTTCAACGCCGTTGGCACCACGCGAGCCACAGCAGGTGGAATCCAGAACCAATGGAAGATTGACCATGACTTGTGCATCAAGaacgccaaggcagcaaaggAGGCGGGTGTCAAGACATACGTATTCATCTCAAGTGCCGGGACGAGGGGCTTTTTGTCTGGCTACGTGCCGTACTCGAAGATGAAGGTTGGCGTGGAGGATGCcatcaaggagcttgacTTTGAGCACGCAATCATCCTTAGACCGGGGATGATTATTGGAAGAGAAAAGTCCAAGGCCCCGGTGTTTGAGAGCATCGTTGGTAACTTGAATAAGCTGGGACAGTGGGCGCAGGACTGGATTG GTCAGGATCAAACCATCATTGGGAGAGCAGCGGTATCGGCGGCTACTGCTGCTGGGGAGGGAAAAGCGCCGTCAAAGTTTTGGGTTGTTGAACAGGCTGACATTGTTAGGCTTGGAAGGGAGGAATGGAAGCAGTAG